One part of the Palaemon carinicauda isolate YSFRI2023 chromosome 23, ASM3689809v2, whole genome shotgun sequence genome encodes these proteins:
- the LOC137617693 gene encoding roundabout homolog 3-like, with the protein MDRVVILSIAGFLTFGYAVADKTGGAAPVIREQPDNIIARRNDPATLNCAAAGATNITWFRDGEQVVTSSQDHRSHRVLLPSGSLFFLRVATGRRDSDAGTYWCVASNGFGAARSRNASLVVASISYDFQAQAEPLVKVRAGEGAILPCRPPKGSPEPSIKWLKNGLEVANSSRVFVTTGGDLVFNRTVDEDSGNYVCAANNVAGSRESSPSELVIMNPPWIQQYPKNVTTASGVLIELECIALGSPPPRVTWYRATGRIPYGRSKIEETKLTIEHVVAVDSGTYTCEASNEAGSISANATVTVVDAPVLIEKPQVVKATGGSKIVLVCRVVGNPDPLIVWRLPTQNRTALLLPSQSNGRASVSKDGQILTIEQSTPLDSGVYYCWGISSGGGVSAHTKVMIVPGYPPPVIGVGPKNLTTAPGSIVSLPCEVVSEYATPKVSWFYRSAPGLTPQQILESSDNTRISITINGALIIKDIQAEDAGIYICSVKANTGKAEQDAILQIDENSKEKVGRSLPAPPSKPQVTATNETSVHLKWLPNSQGTFDSTSWYTVEFWKYGWEKWKVASAVVKEESCIISNLKPGEVYTFFIRAVSNLGASFPSPWSDPFLTHPSGDYTTPSDLLYHAQRRLTRPTITLTGANITGPCSTLLTWQFLTNPEIIEGVLVYIVTDDGTINVATVLGSSSSSHHLHSLEPYTGYTFFVVPFWRSIEGTPSNSFTLITPEDIPMESPADVQFTVQENGSALITWSTLTVKESRGKVIGYQITLTHNGSQIAEAVSEPFLIISNLVLGRLYTVRVAAQTGAGLGPFSSPVLMDLGTDLNRQPHQRDSSRDISDGTSVLYAPGQQTWLIYLLVPVVLLLFAATLYYVRRLHQKSNLNTSQSPVVYQDPTTYPSHPSINMYSEHKLWQPSTFGNTTLSSIKLLPSDHQLNVYAEPRPRRVEEMTEPYATTSLLMQSSPVRCHGRGTHMRQFISREGSPCVQVNWAAFLPPPPSYPPPRDLDLGDPKCQTKRVEDGPRLYAAPSEYDNISSSAKYRRPCDATSERSYYMYTQVPVSRYRSGSLTFQNNKVHNNSERLNRERRPRRPTLPPYNNTQ; encoded by the exons ATGGATCGTGTTGTGATTTTATCGATAGCTGGTTTTCTCACCTTTGGTTATGCGGTGGCCGATAAAACAG GTGGTGCTGCCCCGGTGATCAGAGAACAGCCGGATAACATCATCGCCCGGAGGAACGATCCAGCGACTCTAAATTGCGCGGCCGCAGGTGCAACGAACATTACCTGGTTCCGTGACGGAGAACAGGTGGTGACGTCATCCCAGGACCATCGTTCCCACCGGGTCCTCCTCCCGTCTGGATCGCTCTTCTTCCTGCGAGTGGCGACTGGAAGGCGAGACTCCGACGCTGGAACCTACTGGTGCGTGGCTTCAAACGGCTTCGGAGCGGCGCGCTCCAGGAACGCCTCGCTAGTCGTGGCCTCCATATCCTACGATTTCCAGGCGCAGGCCGAGCCCTTGGTTAAAGTTAGGGCGGGAGAGGGCGCTATCCTGCCATGCAGGCCGCCGAAAGGCTCGCCGGAGCCGTCGATCAAATGGTTGAAGAACGGGTTGGAGGTGGCGAATTCCAGTCGCGTCTTCGTGACGACCGGAGGGGATTTGGTCTTCAACAGGACCGTCGATGAAGATTCCGGTAATTACGTTTGCGCTGCTAATAACGTCGCAGGAAGTCGGGAGTCTTCTCCGTCGGAGCTCGTTATTATGA ATCCTCCATGGATTCAACAATATCCCAAAAACGTGACGACGGCATCGGGCGTACTGATAGAACTGGAATGCATAGCCTTAGGGTCGCCTCCACCAAGAGTAACCTGGTACAGGGCAACTGGTAGAATACCATACGGTCGGTCGAAAATAGAGGAGACTAAGCTAACAATCGAACATGTCGTTGCAGTCGACTCAGGAACGTATACTTGCGAAGCCTCCAATGAAGCGGGGAGCATTTCGGCTAACGCCACCGTCACTGTCGTCGATGCCCCGGTTCTCATAGAGAAGCCTCAGGTGGTCAAAGCCACAGGGGGTTCTAAAATAGTGCTGGTATGTCGTGTTGTTGGTAATCCAGACCCCCTGATTGTGTGGAGACTTCCCACACAAAACAGAACAGCATTACTCCTCCCTTCACAGAGCAATGGACGTGCTAGTGTTTCTAAGGATGGGCAGATACTCACTATAGAACAATCTACGCCTCTGGATAGTGGCGTTTACTATTGCTGGGGTATTAGTAGTGGCGGAGGTGTTAGTGCTCACACCAAAGTTATGATTGTACCTGGGTATCCACCTCCTGTGATTGGTGTTGGTCCAAAGAATTTGACGACAGCTCCTGGAAGCATTGTATCACTGCCATGCGAGGTAGTCAGTGAATACGCAACGCCTAAAGTTTCATGGTTTTATAGGTCAGCCCCTGGGTTAACTCCTCAACAAATACTGGAAAGTAGTGACAACACAAGAATTTCAATTACTATCAACGGTGCACTTATCATTAAAGATATTCAAGCTGAAGATGCTGGTATCTATATCTGCAGTGTAAAGGCAAACACCGGCAAAGCTGAACAAGATGCCATTTTACAAATCGATGAAAATTCTAAGGAAAAAGTAGGAAGAAGTTTACCAGCCCCACCATCTAAGCCTCAAGTCACAGCTACTAATGAAACTTCTGTTCATTTGAAGTGGCTTCCAAATTCACAAGGGACATTTGATTCTACCTCATGGTACACTGTAGAGTTTTGGAAATACGGATGGGAAAAGTGGAAGGTTGCCTCTGCTGTTGTGAAGGAGGAATCATGTATAATTAGTAATCTAAAGCCTGGTGAAGTTTACACATTTTTCATCAGAGCAGTTTCTAACCTGGGAGCTTCATTTCCAAGTCCTTGGTCAGACCCCTTTTTGACACATCCATCTGGAGATTACACTACTCCCTCAGACCTTCTTTATCATGCTCAGCGGCGCCTTACACGACCAACTATTACCCTCACTGGTGCAAATATCACTGGCCCCTGCAGTACTCTGCTAACTTGGCAGTTCCTAACCAACCCAGAAATAATTGAAGGTGTGCTTGTGTATATTGTGACTGATGATGGAACAATTAATGTTGCTACCGTATTAGGATCCTCTTCATCGTCTCATCATCTACACAGCTTGGAACCGTACACAGGTTATACATTCTTCGTTGTTCCATTCTGGCGGAGTATCGAAGGAACACCATCGAATTCTTTTACTCTTATAACACCAGAAGACA TACCAATGGAGTCCCCTGCCGATGTTCAATTCACAGTGCAGGAAAATGGTTCAGCACTTATAACATGGTCAACTCTGACAGTTAAAGAATCTCGTGGGAAGGTCATAGGTTACCAGATCACTCTCACACATAATGGAAGTCAGATAGCTGAAGCAGTATCAGAGCCGTTTCTAATAATCAGCAATCTAGTACTTGGCCGTCTTTACACAGTAAGAGTAGCTGCACAAACAGGAGCTGGACTGGGACCCTTCAGCAGTCCAGTGTTAATGGATCTTGGGACTGACCTTAATAGACAGCCTCATCAACGGGATTCTTCTCGCGACATCAGCGATGGTACTTCGGTGCTTTATGCCCCGGGCCAACAAACCTGGTTAATATACTTGCTTGTGCCGGTTGTGCTTCTGTTATTTGCAGCCACTTTGTATTATGTTAGAAGACTTCATCAAAAATCTAATCTTAATACATCTCAGAGTCCAGTGGTCTACCAAGATCCAACAACTTACCCAAGCCATCCCTCTATCAACATGTACAGTGAACACAAACTATGGCAACCCAGTACCTTTGGAAATACCACACTATCTTCGATCAAACTACTTCCCTCAGATCACCAACTGAACGTATATGCAGAGCCAAGACCTCGCCGTGTAGAAGAGATGACAGAACCTTACGCTACGACTTCTCTACTGATGCAGTCATCGCCGGTAAGATGCCATGGGAGAGGTACTCACATGAGACAATTCATTTCGAGAGAAGGATCCCCATGCGTACAGGTAAACTGGGCGGCTTTCCTACCCCCTCCGCCATCTTATCCACCACCTAGGGACTTGGATTTGGGCGACCCTAAATGCCAGACCAAACGAGTGGAGGACGGTCCAAGATTGTATGCAGCACCCTCAGAATATGACAATATCAGTTCGTCTGCGAAATACAGGAGACCCTGCGATGCTACCTCGGAGCGCAGCTATTACATGTACACGCAGGTGCCCGTGAGTAGATATCGGAGTGGGTCGCTTACTTTCCAAAATAACAAAGTACACAATAATTCCGAAAGGCTAAATAGAGAGCGCAGGCCGAGAAGACCAACTTTGCCGCCTTATAATAATACACAATAA